From a single Pseudophryne corroboree isolate aPseCor3 chromosome 6, aPseCor3.hap2, whole genome shotgun sequence genomic region:
- the LOC134934485 gene encoding histone H4, producing MSGRGKGGKGLGKGGAKRHRKVLRDNIQGITKPAIRRLARRGGVKRISGLIYEETRGVLKVFLENVIRDAVTYTEHAKRKTVTAMDVVYALKRQGRTLYGFGG from the coding sequence ATGTCAGGAAGAGGCAAAGGTGGTAAGGGACTCGGGAAAGGAGGCGCTAAGCGCCACAGGAAGGTGCTGCGGGACAACATCCAGGGCATCACGAAGCCAGCCATTCGCCGTCTCGCTCGCAGAGGTGGCGTGAAGCGCATTTCTGGCCTCATCTACGAGGAGACCCGTGGGGTGCTGAAGGTCTTTCTAGAGAATGTGATCCGGGACGCCGTCACTTACACCGAGCACGCCAAGAGGAAGACTGTGACCGCtatggatgtggtctatgctctcaagcgccagggCCGCACTCTGTATGGTTTTGGAGGTTAA
- the LOC134935013 gene encoding histone H1C-like codes for MAETAPAVAAVPPSEGAAKKKRQPKKAAGGAKKSGKSSGPSVSELILKAVAASKERSGVSLAALKKALAAGGYDVEKNNSRIKVGVKGLVTKGTLTQVKGTGASGSFKLNKNQLESKKAALKPKKPAAKKVAKSPKKPKRAPSAAKSPKKVKKPTKAAAAKSPKKPKAAKPKKAAKSPAKKAAKPKAAKSPAKKAAKPKAAKSPAKKVAKPKKAAAKK; via the coding sequence ATGGCAGAAACTGCACCAGCCGTCGCCGCTGTCCCGCCGTCAGAGGGcgcagccaaaaagaagaggcagccgaagAAAGCTGCAGGGGGAGCCAAGAAAAGCGGCAAGTCTTCCGGGCCCAGCGTTTCCGAGCTGATCTTAAAGGCCGTGGCCGCCTCCAAGGAGCGCAGTGGAGTTTCTCTTgccgccctgaagaaggctctggctGCCGGAGGCTACGATGTGGAGAAGAATAACAGTCGCATCAAAGTGGGGGTGAAAGGATTGGTGACCAAAGGAACTCTCACCCAAGTGAAAGGCACCGGAGCTTCCGGCTCCTTCAAGCTCAATAAGAATCAGCTGGAGAGCAAGAAGGCCGCCCTGAAGCCCAAGAAACCAGCGGCAAAGAAAGTGGCCAAGTCCCCGAAGAAGCCCAAGAGAGCTCCGAGTGCAGCCAAGAGCCCCAAGAAGGTGAAGAAACCCACAAAAGCGGCTGctgccaaaagcccaaagaagcctaAAGCCGCGAAGCCCAAGAAAGCGgccaagagtccggccaagaaggcggcgaagcccaaagcagccaagagtccggccaagaaggcggcgaagcccaaagcCGCCAAAAGCCCGGCCAAGAAGGTAGCTAAGCCCAAGAAAGCTGCGGCCAAGAAGTGA
- the LOC134935014 gene encoding histone H2B 1.1 yields the protein MPEPAKSAPAPKKGSKKAVTKTQKKDGKKRRKSRKESYAIYVYKVLKQVHPDTGISSKAMGIMNSFVNDIFERIAGEASRLAHYNKRSTITSREIQTAVRLLLPGELAKHAVSEGTKAVTKYTSAK from the coding sequence ATGCCTGAACCAGCAAAGTCCGCGCCGGCGCCCAAGAAGGGCTCAAAGAAGGCCGTAaccaagacccagaagaaagatggaaagaagcgtaggaagagcaggaaggagagttacgccatctacgtgtacaaggtgctgaagcaggtgcaccctgacaccggcatctcctccaaggctatgggcatcatgaactcctttgtcaatgacatttttgagcgcattgcgggggaagcttcccgcctggctcactacaacaagcgctccaccatcacctcccgggagatccagaccgccgtacgcctgctgctgccgggagagttggccaagcacgccgtgtccgagggcaccaaggccgtcaccaagtacaccagcgccaagtaa
- the LOC134934487 gene encoding histone H2A type 1-like: MSGRGKQGGKTRAKAKTRSSRAGLQFPVGRVHRLLRKGNYAERVGAGAPVYLAAVLEYLTAEILELAGNAARDNKKTRIIPRHLQLAVRNDEELNKLLGGVTIAQGGVLPNIQAVLLPKKTESHKPAKSK, translated from the coding sequence ATGTCCGGCAGAGGCAAACAAGGCGGCAAGACCCGGGCTAAGGCCAAGACTCGCTCATCCCGGGCCGGTCTCCAGTTCCCAGTCGGTCGCGTTCACCGTCTGCTGAGGAAAGGAAACTATGCTGAGCGAGTGGGAGCCGGTGCCCCGGTCTATCTGGCCGCGGTGCTGGAGTATCTGACGGCTGAGATCCTGGAGCTCGCCGGAAACGCCGCCCGCGACAACAAGAAGACCCGCATCatcccccgccacctgcagctggctgtgcgcaacgacgaagagctcaacaagctgctcggtggggtgaccatcgcccagggaggcgttctgcccaacatccaggccgtgctgctgcccaagaagaccGAGAGCCACAAACCGGCCAAGAGCAAGTAA